Proteins from one Streptomyces roseifaciens genomic window:
- a CDS encoding NADP-dependent oxidoreductase encodes MRAVVQKSFGGPEVLEVVETERPTPLGGEVLVRVHASGVNPVDVAVRSGAYPLLGEPPFGVGWDISGVVEEAGPGARFKPGDEVFGMPFFPRAATGYAEYVAVPSRQVARKPAGLDHVHAAALPLAALTAWQGLVDAARITEGQRVLIHRAAGGVGHLAVQIAKARGAHVIAMASAPKHDFLRGLGADEVIDYRTTDFTEAVKDVDVVFDSSSEGVRSLSVLRPGGTLVSIMEHWNQELAAQVEAAGRNFAGISVEPDYASLEAIAALVDAGRIRPHVAETFPLAEAAAAHEAVGSGRTQGKIVLTVD; translated from the coding sequence ATGCGCGCTGTCGTCCAGAAGTCCTTCGGAGGCCCCGAGGTCCTGGAGGTCGTCGAGACCGAGCGTCCCACCCCCCTCGGCGGCGAGGTCCTCGTCCGCGTCCACGCCAGCGGCGTGAACCCGGTCGACGTGGCCGTCCGCTCCGGCGCGTACCCGCTGCTCGGCGAGCCGCCCTTCGGCGTCGGCTGGGACATCTCCGGCGTCGTCGAGGAGGCCGGCCCGGGCGCCCGCTTCAAGCCGGGTGACGAGGTCTTCGGCATGCCGTTCTTCCCGCGCGCCGCCACCGGCTACGCCGAGTACGTCGCCGTGCCGTCCCGCCAGGTGGCCCGCAAGCCCGCCGGCCTCGACCACGTGCACGCCGCGGCCCTCCCGCTCGCCGCGCTCACCGCCTGGCAGGGACTGGTGGACGCGGCCCGGATCACCGAAGGGCAGCGGGTGCTGATCCACCGCGCCGCCGGCGGCGTCGGCCACCTCGCCGTGCAGATCGCCAAGGCCCGAGGCGCCCACGTGATCGCCATGGCGAGCGCCCCCAAGCACGACTTCCTGCGCGGCCTGGGCGCCGACGAGGTCATCGACTACCGCACCACCGACTTCACGGAGGCGGTCAAGGACGTCGACGTCGTCTTCGACTCCTCCTCCGAAGGCGTCCGCTCCCTGTCAGTCCTGCGTCCCGGCGGCACGCTCGTCAGCATCATGGAGCACTGGAACCAGGAGCTCGCCGCCCAGGTCGAGGCCGCGGGCCGGAACTTCGCCGGAATCTCCGTCGAGCCCGACTACGCCTCGCTGGAGGCGATCGCCGCCCTCGTGGACGCCGGCCGCATCCGCCCCCACGTCGCCGAAACGTTCCCCCTGGCCGAGGCCGCCGCGGCCCACGAGGCGGTCGGATCGGGCCGTACCCAGGGCAAGATCGTCCTGACCGTGGACTGA
- a CDS encoding AraC family transcriptional regulator produces the protein MDILTEALGSMRTGQPRSVRTHGRAPWGLRLPPVAGAGFHVVLHGTCWLVPLGDAPHLKPLALGPGDVVFLRDGRGHILADDPATPAEAERPEQFRPGSPLGTVTIGGDGPSTSLLCGNYHLDQGRPHPLVSRLPEIIHLPTRHGRHPELSAAVQLLGTELENPRIGSAGIVPALIDSLLLYILRAWFEDQPPTAAKGWAAALGDSAVAPALSAVHADPAAQWTVEALAERVGLSRAAFARRFTALVGEPPMAYLTRWRMTTAARLLRETDAPLTTVAARTGYGSEYAFAKAFKREYGRAPGGYRREARAA, from the coding sequence TTGGACATCCTGACCGAGGCGCTGGGCTCGATGCGGACCGGGCAGCCCAGGTCCGTACGCACCCACGGCCGCGCCCCCTGGGGGCTGCGCCTCCCCCCGGTCGCCGGCGCCGGCTTCCACGTGGTGCTGCACGGCACCTGCTGGCTCGTCCCCCTCGGCGACGCGCCGCACCTGAAGCCCCTCGCCCTCGGCCCGGGCGACGTGGTCTTCCTGCGCGACGGCCGCGGGCACATCCTCGCCGACGACCCCGCCACGCCGGCCGAAGCGGAGCGGCCGGAGCAGTTCCGGCCCGGCTCGCCGCTCGGCACGGTCACCATCGGCGGCGACGGCCCCAGTACCAGCCTGCTGTGCGGCAACTACCACCTGGACCAGGGGCGCCCCCACCCCCTGGTGAGCCGGCTCCCCGAGATCATCCACCTCCCCACCCGGCACGGCCGCCACCCCGAACTGAGCGCCGCCGTCCAGCTCCTCGGCACGGAGCTGGAGAACCCCCGCATCGGATCGGCCGGCATCGTCCCCGCGCTCATCGACTCGCTGCTCCTCTACATCCTGCGCGCCTGGTTCGAGGACCAGCCCCCGACGGCGGCCAAGGGCTGGGCGGCCGCCCTCGGCGACAGCGCCGTCGCCCCGGCGCTCTCCGCCGTCCACGCGGACCCGGCCGCCCAGTGGACCGTCGAGGCGCTCGCCGAGCGCGTGGGCCTGTCCCGCGCGGCCTTCGCCCGCCGCTTCACGGCCCTCGTCGGAGAGCCGCCCATGGCCTATCTGACCCGCTGGCGCATGACGACCGCCGCCCGGCTGCTGCGCGAGACCGACGCTCCGCTCACCACCGTCGCGGCCCGGACCGGATACGGCTCCGAATACGCCTTCGCCAAGGCGTTCAAACGCGAATACGGCCGGGCCCCGGGCGGCTACCGCCGGGAGGCCCGGGCCGCGTGA
- a CDS encoding histidine phosphatase family protein, translating into MRSVYVVTHPEATHHVEGVVGGWHDSRLTPAGRRAAASIARALRAAVPDGAGVELFSSDLQRTRETAEEVAALLGVEPVLDRRLREKSYGEAEGRPQEWLDRRFVPPPVTGDRMGHHEGVPGAETRAVFARRVYAAVDEILRRPCAHQVLVTHGFALTFVVAAWIGMPFEALGRVGFRAAPGSITTLREDDFFHNRQVVGLGDTRHLGS; encoded by the coding sequence ATGCGCAGCGTCTACGTCGTCACGCACCCGGAAGCGACGCACCACGTCGAAGGGGTGGTCGGCGGCTGGCACGATTCACGGCTCACGCCGGCGGGCAGGCGCGCGGCGGCCTCCATCGCCCGGGCGCTGCGGGCCGCGGTCCCCGACGGCGCCGGGGTGGAGCTGTTCTCCTCCGACCTGCAGCGGACCCGGGAGACGGCCGAAGAGGTGGCCGCGCTCCTCGGCGTGGAACCGGTCCTGGATCGCAGGCTGCGGGAGAAGTCCTACGGGGAGGCCGAGGGAAGGCCGCAGGAGTGGCTGGACCGGCGGTTCGTCCCGCCTCCGGTCACCGGGGACCGGATGGGACACCACGAGGGCGTGCCGGGGGCCGAGACCAGAGCGGTCTTCGCCCGGCGCGTCTACGCGGCCGTGGACGAGATCCTGCGCCGCCCCTGCGCGCACCAGGTCCTCGTGACGCACGGTTTCGCCCTGACGTTCGTCGTGGCGGCGTGGATCGGGATGCCGTTCGAGGCGCTGGGCCGTGTCGGCTTCCGGGCGGCCCCGGGCAGCATCACCACGCTGCGCGAGGACGACTTCTTCCACAACCGCCAGGTCGTCGGCCTCGGTGACACCCGGCACCTCGGCTCGTGA
- a CDS encoding DUF6314 family protein, with the protein MNRAAHDPTPVRDSAPRPVPDALAYLSGQWTVDRTLLDLDTGAGGSFHGTAVFRPADDGASVLHVEDGELSWGGAVNRAGRTLRLLARPDGTAEVLFADGRPFHDLDLRTGHWTTRHPCGRDGYDATFTVVSPDEWHVQWRTTGPAKDHLQRSVYRRR; encoded by the coding sequence GTGAACCGCGCCGCCCATGATCCGACACCCGTCAGGGATTCGGCACCCCGTCCCGTCCCCGACGCCCTCGCCTACCTGTCCGGGCAGTGGACGGTCGACCGCACCCTGCTCGACCTGGACACCGGCGCCGGCGGGTCGTTCCACGGCACGGCCGTCTTCCGGCCCGCCGATGACGGCGCGTCCGTACTGCACGTCGAGGACGGCGAGCTGAGCTGGGGCGGCGCGGTCAACCGGGCCGGGCGGACGCTCCGGCTGCTGGCCCGGCCGGACGGCACGGCCGAGGTGCTGTTCGCCGACGGCCGGCCCTTCCACGACCTCGACCTGCGCACGGGGCACTGGACCACCCGCCACCCCTGCGGGCGGGACGGCTACGACGCCACGTTCACCGTCGTCTCACCCGACGAATGGCACGTGCAGTGGCGTACCACCGGCCCGGCCAAGGACCACCTCCAGCGCTCGGTGTACCGGCGGCGCTAG
- a CDS encoding PadR family transcriptional regulator, which translates to MALEHAILVSLLEKPGSGYELARRFERSIGYFWTATHQQIYRVLKRMEGDGRLDVREVPQQGRPDKKEYSVAAPGRAALSDWLHEPIEPESVRHDLAVKIRGAAFDDPAALIREVERHHRAHSDRLAHYLAGERRDFTGPEAPGTPGDAGRELQHVVLRGGIAYERMTIAWLDDVLATLHRLRAGH; encoded by the coding sequence ATGGCGCTCGAGCACGCGATCCTCGTCTCCCTGCTGGAGAAGCCGGGCTCCGGCTACGAGCTGGCCCGGCGCTTCGAGCGGTCCATCGGCTACTTCTGGACCGCCACCCACCAGCAGATCTACCGCGTCCTCAAGCGGATGGAGGGCGACGGCCGGCTCGACGTGCGCGAGGTGCCGCAGCAGGGCCGGCCGGACAAGAAGGAGTACTCCGTCGCCGCCCCCGGGCGCGCCGCTCTCTCCGACTGGCTCCACGAGCCGATCGAACCCGAGAGCGTCCGGCACGACCTCGCCGTGAAGATCCGCGGCGCGGCCTTCGACGACCCGGCCGCACTGATCCGCGAGGTCGAACGCCACCACCGGGCGCACTCCGACCGGCTCGCGCACTACCTCGCGGGGGAGCGGCGCGACTTCACCGGGCCCGAGGCGCCCGGCACGCCCGGCGACGCCGGGCGGGAGCTCCAGCACGTCGTCCTGCGCGGCGGCATCGCCTACGAGCGCATGACGATCGCCTGGCTCGACGACGTCCTTGCCACGCTCCACCGGCTCCGGGCCGGGCACTGA
- a CDS encoding acyl-CoA dehydrogenase family protein — MADQLLFNPRTYDPAHFDPETRRLLRATVDWFEERGKRKLIEDYRSRAWLADFLAFSAKEGLFATFLTPSSAADGNEDKRWDTARIAALNEIFGFYGLDYWYAWQVTILGLGPVWQSDNATARARAAELLAQGEVFAFGLSEKAHGADIYSTDMLLEPDGDGGFRASGSKYYIGNGNAAGLVSVFGRRTDVEGPDGYVFFAADSRHEAYHLVKNVVDSSKYVSEFRLEDYPVAAEDVLHTGRAAFDAALNTVNVGKFNLCTGAIGICEHAMYEAVTHAHNRILYGRPVTAFPHVRRELTDAYVRLVGMKLFSDRAVDYFRSAGPDDRRYLLFNPMTKMKVTTEGEKVIDLMWDVIAAKGFEKDTYFAQAATEIRGLPKLEGTVHVNLALILKFMGNHLLNPAEYAPVPTRLDAADDDFLFRQGPARGLGAIRFHDWRTAYDAYADVPNVGRFREQADALCEFVTTAAPDEEQSRDLDLLLAVGQLFALVVHGQLILEQARLTGLDRDVLDELFAVLVRDFSAHAVELHGKDSATEEQQRWALGAVRRPVVDDARSARVWERVEALSGAYEMAP, encoded by the coding sequence ATGGCCGACCAGCTGCTCTTCAACCCGCGCACCTACGACCCCGCGCACTTCGACCCCGAGACCCGCAGGCTGCTGCGCGCCACCGTCGACTGGTTCGAGGAGCGCGGCAAGCGCAAGCTGATCGAGGACTACCGCTCCCGCGCCTGGCTGGCGGACTTCCTCGCCTTCTCGGCCAAGGAGGGCCTGTTCGCCACCTTCCTGACGCCGTCCTCCGCCGCCGACGGGAACGAGGACAAGCGCTGGGACACCGCCCGCATAGCCGCCCTCAACGAGATCTTCGGCTTCTACGGGCTCGACTACTGGTACGCGTGGCAGGTCACCATCCTCGGCCTCGGCCCGGTCTGGCAGAGCGACAACGCCACCGCCCGCGCCCGCGCAGCCGAACTCCTCGCCCAGGGCGAGGTGTTCGCCTTCGGCCTGTCCGAGAAGGCCCACGGCGCCGACATCTACTCCACCGACATGCTCCTGGAGCCGGACGGCGACGGCGGCTTCCGGGCGAGCGGCTCCAAGTACTACATCGGCAACGGCAACGCCGCAGGTCTCGTCTCCGTCTTCGGCCGCCGCACCGACGTCGAGGGCCCCGACGGCTACGTCTTCTTCGCCGCCGACAGCCGCCACGAGGCGTACCACCTCGTCAAGAACGTCGTCGACTCGTCGAAGTACGTCAGCGAGTTCCGCCTGGAGGACTACCCGGTCGCGGCCGAGGACGTCCTGCACACCGGCCGCGCCGCCTTCGACGCCGCCCTCAACACCGTCAACGTCGGCAAGTTCAACCTCTGCACCGGTGCCATCGGCATCTGCGAGCACGCGATGTACGAGGCCGTCACCCACGCGCACAACCGCATCCTCTACGGCCGCCCGGTCACCGCCTTCCCGCACGTGCGCCGCGAGCTGACCGACGCCTACGTCCGCCTCGTCGGGATGAAGCTCTTCAGCGACCGCGCCGTCGACTACTTCCGCTCCGCCGGCCCCGACGACCGCCGCTACCTCCTCTTCAACCCCATGACGAAGATGAAGGTGACCACGGAGGGCGAGAAGGTCATCGACCTGATGTGGGACGTCATCGCGGCCAAGGGCTTCGAGAAGGACACCTACTTCGCCCAGGCAGCCACCGAGATCCGGGGCCTGCCGAAGCTGGAGGGCACCGTCCACGTCAACCTCGCGCTGATCCTGAAGTTCATGGGCAACCACCTGCTGAACCCGGCCGAGTACGCGCCCGTGCCGACCCGACTCGACGCGGCCGACGACGACTTCCTCTTCCGCCAGGGACCGGCCCGCGGCCTGGGCGCCATCCGCTTCCACGACTGGCGCACCGCCTACGACGCCTACGCCGACGTGCCCAACGTCGGCCGCTTCCGGGAGCAGGCGGACGCGCTGTGCGAGTTCGTCACCACCGCCGCCCCCGACGAGGAGCAGAGCCGCGACCTCGACCTCCTCCTCGCCGTCGGCCAGCTCTTCGCGCTCGTCGTGCACGGCCAGCTGATCCTGGAGCAGGCCCGCCTGACCGGCCTCGACCGGGACGTGCTCGACGAGCTGTTCGCCGTCCTCGTCCGCGACTTCTCCGCGCACGCCGTCGAACTGCACGGCAAGGACTCCGCCACCGAGGAGCAGCAGCGGTGGGCCCTCGGCGCGGTCCGCCGCCCCGTCGTCGACGACG